Proteins encoded in a region of the Sphingomonas japonica genome:
- a CDS encoding M16 family metallopeptidase: protein MTPVSRAQRVALFILPMILIAPAAAQQVPSGAPVAAPQQVAAPAPPGATRDLWLYKGSDLPPDPAFTFGTLPNGVRYAVAKNGVPPQQVSVRIRIDAGSLMERDDERGYAHLLEHLAFRGSQHVPDGEAKRVWQRLGVTFGSDSNASTTFTNTVYKLDLPAATEAGLDESLKILSGMLDSPSITDAALAAERPVVLAEQRELPGPQMRFGDATRQLFFAGQPLADRSPIGNIETLEAATAASVGAFHERWYRPDRAVIVISGDMDPAIFERLIVKHFGSWQGEGPAGVKPDFGKPADTGPVAASTVEPALPPVVSMGVLRPWNIVADTIEFNQRRMIDQVAIRLINRRLESRARAGGSFISANASLEDISRSANATLVQIVPVGDDWAAAMRDVRATFADAAMTPPTQAEIDREVAEIDAVMKQAVATARVDPGARIADELIEAVDIGETVAAAEGSYGIFRGAIDKQYFTPALVQASSKKVFEGVTRAVVNTRTPDAAAQTKLAAALTEDVSQLAAARQSIGDVSIDRLPRLGKPGSVTASVPALTDPAIEQVTFANGVKLLLFPNDSETSKVYVQVRFGGGLNAIPSDRETPVWAGDIALLPSGVGDLGQEELDRLMGSRQISLEFAATDDAFALAGITTAADLPDQLRLMAAKLAKPRWDPNPVNRAKAVVLAALPGMDATPDAVLGRDLERLLHADDPRWGPPSRAAAEALTPASFRAFWEPILKSGPIEVMVYGDVERAAAVEAVAATFGAMAPRPADAAPPTPVRFPAATAEPVVRRHEGQPNQAAAVIAWPTGSGTAGITESRQLDIVAAVFRDRLFDQLRSQAGISYTPTVSSEWPVGMAGGGRILALGMLPPDKTDFFFDLARKIAADLVTTPITADELRRAVLPQAQLIQRMASGNTFWLRQTAGGTRDPARLAAVEGVMRDLVQLDPVRFQALAAKYLKPGADWSMVVLPSDKVIARAKDDAKVPAS from the coding sequence ATGACGCCAGTATCGCGTGCGCAGCGTGTCGCGCTTTTCATCCTTCCCATGATCCTGATCGCGCCCGCTGCGGCGCAGCAGGTGCCGTCCGGCGCTCCCGTCGCCGCGCCGCAGCAAGTGGCTGCCCCGGCGCCCCCCGGCGCGACGCGCGATCTGTGGTTGTACAAGGGAAGCGACCTTCCGCCCGATCCGGCCTTTACCTTCGGCACGCTGCCCAATGGCGTGCGCTATGCCGTCGCCAAGAACGGCGTGCCGCCGCAGCAGGTTTCGGTGCGCATCCGCATCGACGCCGGGTCGCTGATGGAGCGCGATGACGAACGCGGCTATGCGCATCTGCTCGAACATCTCGCCTTTCGCGGGTCGCAGCATGTTCCCGACGGCGAGGCCAAGCGGGTGTGGCAGCGGCTGGGCGTGACCTTTGGATCGGACAGCAACGCCAGCACGACCTTCACCAATACGGTGTACAAGCTCGACCTGCCTGCCGCGACCGAAGCCGGGCTCGACGAAAGCCTGAAGATCCTGTCGGGGATGCTCGACAGCCCCAGCATCACTGACGCCGCGCTCGCCGCGGAGCGCCCCGTGGTACTTGCCGAACAGCGCGAATTGCCGGGGCCGCAGATGCGCTTCGGCGATGCCACGCGGCAATTGTTCTTTGCGGGACAGCCGCTCGCCGACCGCTCGCCGATCGGCAATATCGAGACGCTGGAGGCAGCGACCGCGGCGAGCGTCGGCGCTTTCCACGAACGCTGGTACCGCCCCGACCGCGCGGTCATCGTCATTTCGGGCGACATGGACCCGGCGATCTTCGAGCGGCTGATCGTCAAGCATTTCGGCAGCTGGCAGGGCGAGGGACCGGCCGGGGTCAAGCCCGATTTCGGCAAGCCCGCCGACACCGGCCCGGTCGCCGCCAGCACCGTCGAGCCGGCGCTGCCGCCGGTGGTGTCGATGGGCGTGCTGCGGCCGTGGAACATCGTTGCAGACACCATCGAGTTCAATCAGCGCCGGATGATCGATCAGGTCGCGATCCGCCTGATCAATCGCCGCCTCGAAAGCCGCGCGCGAGCGGGTGGCAGCTTCATCTCCGCCAATGCGTCGCTGGAGGACATCTCCCGGTCGGCCAACGCCACCTTGGTCCAGATCGTGCCGGTCGGCGACGACTGGGCGGCGGCGATGCGCGACGTGCGCGCGACCTTTGCCGACGCCGCGATGACGCCGCCGACCCAAGCCGAGATCGACCGCGAAGTCGCCGAGATCGACGCGGTGATGAAGCAGGCGGTCGCCACCGCGCGGGTCGATCCCGGCGCGCGCATCGCCGACGAACTGATCGAGGCGGTCGATATCGGCGAGACCGTCGCGGCGGCGGAGGGGTCGTACGGCATCTTTCGCGGGGCGATCGACAAGCAGTACTTCACCCCGGCGCTGGTCCAGGCATCGTCGAAAAAGGTGTTCGAGGGCGTGACGCGTGCGGTCGTCAACACCCGCACCCCCGACGCCGCAGCCCAGACCAAGCTTGCCGCAGCGCTGACCGAGGACGTCTCGCAACTCGCCGCCGCGCGCCAGTCGATCGGCGACGTCAGCATCGACCGGCTGCCGCGGCTCGGCAAGCCGGGCAGCGTCACGGCGAGCGTGCCCGCGCTGACCGATCCGGCGATCGAGCAGGTCACCTTTGCCAACGGGGTCAAGCTGCTGCTTTTCCCCAATGATTCGGAAACCAGCAAAGTCTATGTCCAGGTCCGCTTCGGTGGCGGGCTCAACGCCATCCCCAGCGATCGCGAGACGCCGGTATGGGCAGGCGACATCGCGCTGCTTCCAAGCGGCGTCGGCGATCTGGGGCAGGAGGAACTCGACCGGCTGATGGGCAGCCGCCAGATCAGTCTCGAATTCGCGGCGACCGACGATGCCTTTGCTCTGGCAGGGATAACCACGGCCGCCGACCTGCCCGATCAGTTGCGCTTGATGGCGGCCAAGCTAGCCAAGCCGCGCTGGGACCCGAACCCGGTCAATCGCGCCAAGGCAGTGGTGCTCGCGGCGTTGCCGGGGATGGACGCCACGCCCGATGCGGTGCTCGGCCGCGATCTCGAACGACTGCTGCACGCCGATGATCCGCGCTGGGGTCCGCCGAGCCGCGCGGCGGCAGAGGCGCTGACCCCCGCCAGCTTTCGCGCATTCTGGGAACCGATCCTCAAATCGGGACCGATCGAGGTGATGGTTTACGGCGATGTCGAGCGCGCAGCGGCGGTGGAAGCCGTAGCCGCGACGTTCGGGGCGATGGCGCCGCGACCCGCCGATGCCGCACCGCCGACGCCGGTGCGCTTTCCCGCCGCCACCGCCGAACCGGTGGTGCGTCGCCACGAAGGCCAGCCCAATCAGGCCGCGGCCGTCATCGCATGGCCGACCGGAAGCGGCACGGCCGGGATCACCGAAAGCCGCCAGCTCGACATCGTCGCCGCGGTATTCCGCGACCGATTGTTCGACCAGCTGCGCTCGCAGGCGGGGATCAGCTATACGCCGACGGTGTCGAGCGAATGGCCGGTCGGCATGGCGGGCGGCGGGCGCATCCTCGCGCTCGGCATGCTGCCGCCCGACAAGACCGACTTCTTCTTCGACCTTGCCCGAAAGATCGCTGCCGACCTGGTTACGACGCCGATCACGGCCGACGAGCTGCGCCGCGCGGTGCTGCCGCAGGCGCAGCTGATCCAGCGGATGGCGAGCGGCAACACCTTCTGGCTCCGCCAGACCGCCGGCGGCACGCGCGATCCTGCGCGGTTGGCGGCGGTGGAAGGCGTGATGCGCGATCTGGTCCAGCTCGATCCGGTCCGGTTCCAGGCGCTGGCGGCGAAGTATCTCAAGCCGGGTGCCGACTGGTCGATGGTGGTGCTGCCGTCGGACAAGGTGATCGCGCGCGCCAAGGATGATGCGAAAGTTCCGGCTTCCTGA
- a CDS encoding chloride channel protein, with amino-acid sequence MGSKRFGWFRNVRDAADAGQQATVAAIPVVGRRIATGVGAIALGLAALSFAELGDQAQHGFMRLARAFPYLPLLLTPTAFAAVVWVTLRWLPEARGSGIPQVIAASRDPDPAGRDPLVSLRAGLAKIGLTLAMLGAGGSVGREGPTVQLSAALMVAIHRVLRVPISAGVVIAGGAAGVAAAFNTPLAGVAFAIEELAAAYEQKVAVLVMAAVMIAGLVSLGIAGDYVYFGAMRQTLAVGTILIVTPIAGIAGGLTGGLFSRAILAMLAPGAAWARYLKARPVTLAAACGLVAALLGIITGGATWGTGYEVTRLMVEGVAQPLWFGPAKFVASLVTALSGAPGGVFAPSLAVGAGLGNLLTGLFPSSPAGPIILLGMIGYFVGVVRAPLTAVIIITETTASRGLIIPLFATALIADLVSTLVCRERLYHGLAKPFLASRRPAEAPPS; translated from the coding sequence ATGGGTTCGAAACGCTTCGGCTGGTTCCGCAATGTCCGCGATGCTGCCGATGCCGGACAGCAGGCGACGGTCGCCGCGATCCCCGTCGTCGGCCGGCGCATCGCCACCGGTGTCGGCGCGATCGCGCTGGGGCTGGCGGCGCTGTCGTTCGCCGAACTCGGCGATCAGGCGCAGCACGGCTTCATGCGGTTGGCACGCGCCTTTCCCTATCTGCCCCTGCTTTTGACGCCGACGGCATTCGCCGCGGTGGTGTGGGTGACGCTGCGCTGGCTTCCCGAAGCGCGCGGCTCGGGCATCCCGCAGGTCATCGCCGCATCGCGCGATCCCGATCCGGCTGGCCGCGATCCGCTGGTTTCGCTACGCGCCGGGCTTGCCAAGATCGGACTGACGCTGGCGATGCTGGGCGCCGGCGGATCGGTCGGGCGCGAGGGGCCGACGGTGCAGCTGAGCGCGGCGCTGATGGTCGCGATCCACCGGGTACTGCGCGTACCGATCAGCGCTGGTGTCGTGATCGCCGGCGGCGCGGCCGGTGTCGCCGCGGCGTTCAATACGCCGCTTGCCGGCGTGGCGTTCGCGATCGAGGAACTCGCCGCCGCCTACGAACAAAAGGTCGCGGTGCTGGTAATGGCGGCGGTGATGATCGCCGGATTGGTGAGCCTCGGCATTGCGGGCGACTACGTCTATTTCGGCGCGATGCGCCAGACGCTGGCGGTTGGCACGATCCTGATCGTCACGCCGATCGCCGGCATTGCCGGCGGGCTGACCGGCGGCCTGTTCAGCCGGGCGATTCTCGCGATGTTGGCGCCCGGTGCGGCCTGGGCCCGCTATCTCAAGGCGCGGCCGGTGACGCTGGCCGCCGCGTGCGGGTTGGTCGCGGCGCTGCTCGGCATCATCACCGGCGGCGCGACGTGGGGCACCGGCTATGAAGTGACCCGATTGATGGTCGAGGGAGTGGCGCAGCCCCTCTGGTTCGGACCCGCCAAGTTCGTCGCCTCGCTTGTCACCGCACTGAGCGGAGCTCCGGGCGGGGTGTTCGCGCCGTCGCTGGCGGTCGGCGCCGGGCTCGGCAACCTGCTGACCGGGCTGTTTCCGAGCAGTCCGGCCGGACCCATCATCCTGCTCGGTATGATCGGCTATTTCGTCGGCGTCGTGCGCGCGCCGCTGACCGCGGTGATCATCATCACCGAAACCACCGCCAGTCGCGGGCTCATCATCCCGCTGTTCGCGACCGCGCTGATCGCCGACCTCGTCAGTACGCTCGTCTGCCGGGAGCGGCTGTACCACGGCCTGGCCAAGCCGTTCCTGGCGAGCCGTCGGCCCGCCGAAGCGCCGCCGTCCTAA
- a CDS encoding MucR family transcriptional regulator — MESQSDMQETLITLTADIVAAHVSNNSVAVSDLPVLIQNVHGALQGLGTPAQAEEVKQEPAVSVRSSIKPDFIVCLEDGKKLKMLKRHLMTHYQMTPEQYRAKWNLPADYPMVAPNYAEQRRTLAKKIGLGTKRRKR; from the coding sequence ATGGAATCGCAATCGGATATGCAAGAAACGCTGATCACGCTCACCGCGGACATCGTCGCGGCGCATGTCAGCAACAACAGTGTCGCGGTCTCCGACCTGCCGGTGCTGATCCAGAACGTACATGGCGCTCTGCAAGGTCTTGGTACCCCGGCACAGGCGGAAGAAGTCAAGCAGGAACCGGCGGTGTCGGTCCGCTCGTCGATCAAGCCCGACTTCATCGTCTGTCTCGAGGACGGCAAGAAGCTAAAGATGCTCAAGCGGCACCTGATGACGCACTATCAGATGACGCCCGAGCAGTATCGCGCCAAGTGGAACCTGCCGGCCGACTATCCGATGGTCGCGCCCAACTATGCCGAGCAGCGCCGCACGCTCGCCAAGAAGATCGGCCTCGGCACCAAGCGCCGCAAGCGCTGA
- the ggt gene encoding gamma-glutamyltransferase produces the protein MKRLFLTLALLLLAPVAHAQGVVASADPRATQAGQAMLRQGGSATDAALAMMLALTVVEPQSSGIGGGGFFLHHDGARGLIESIDGREKAPAAATPTRFVAADGTPMGFMQAVPGGKSIGVPGNIRLAAMAHAKWGKLDWAALFAPAIALAEDGFVVTAPLHGSAAMLAQYWSDFPEIAALYAPGGKAVEEGARVRNPRLAQLLKDIAARGPDAFYSGDHAKAIVTAATTARHNPSDMTLADLAAYEAKERPPVCGGYRGYTVCGMGPPSSGATTVLQMLGMIERFDIAKLGKESPQAWHLLGEAMQLAYADREKYLGDRDFVSVPVAGLIDPRYLAQRSQAIRPNAALRSYRPGTPPGAEPRTAAVQSEVPSTTHFVAVDGDGNMVSMTSTVEGPFGSQVVAQGMVLNNELTDFTFAPERDGAPVANRVEPGKRPLSSMSPTIVYGRDGKPLLALGSAGGKRIIMHVAKTLVGILDWGLSAEDAIALPNLYFDKDGLMIEDSPAGTALAAGIARFAPARAADLGSKLTALEKTPQGWRGAADPRSIGTALAQ, from the coding sequence ATGAAAAGACTCTTTCTCACGCTCGCCCTGTTGCTCCTCGCGCCGGTGGCGCATGCGCAGGGCGTCGTCGCATCGGCCGATCCGCGCGCGACGCAGGCGGGCCAGGCGATGCTTCGCCAGGGCGGCAGCGCCACCGACGCGGCCCTCGCGATGATGCTGGCACTCACCGTGGTCGAGCCGCAATCGAGCGGGATCGGCGGCGGCGGGTTCTTCCTCCATCACGACGGCGCGCGCGGACTGATCGAATCGATCGACGGCCGGGAAAAGGCACCGGCCGCCGCCACCCCCACCCGCTTCGTGGCCGCCGACGGCACGCCGATGGGCTTCATGCAGGCGGTGCCCGGCGGCAAATCGATCGGTGTTCCCGGCAACATCCGGCTGGCGGCGATGGCGCATGCCAAATGGGGCAAGCTCGACTGGGCGGCGCTGTTCGCGCCCGCGATCGCGCTTGCCGAGGACGGCTTCGTCGTCACCGCACCGCTGCACGGCTCCGCTGCGATGCTGGCGCAATACTGGTCCGACTTCCCCGAGATCGCCGCGCTCTATGCGCCGGGCGGCAAGGCCGTCGAGGAAGGCGCGCGGGTCCGCAACCCTCGACTGGCGCAACTGCTGAAGGACATCGCCGCGCGCGGCCCCGACGCCTTCTATTCGGGCGACCATGCCAAGGCGATCGTCACCGCGGCCACCACCGCCCGGCACAACCCTTCCGACATGACGCTCGCCGATCTCGCCGCGTATGAAGCGAAGGAACGCCCGCCGGTATGCGGCGGATATCGCGGCTATACGGTGTGCGGAATGGGTCCACCCTCGTCGGGGGCGACCACGGTGCTGCAGATGCTCGGCATGATCGAGCGGTTCGACATCGCCAAGCTGGGCAAGGAGTCGCCGCAGGCCTGGCACCTGCTGGGGGAGGCGATGCAGCTCGCCTATGCCGATCGCGAGAAATATCTCGGCGATCGCGATTTCGTCAGCGTCCCCGTCGCCGGGCTGATCGACCCGCGCTATCTGGCGCAGCGCAGCCAGGCGATCCGCCCGAACGCGGCGCTGCGCAGCTACCGGCCCGGCACGCCCCCCGGCGCAGAGCCGCGCACCGCCGCGGTCCAGTCGGAAGTGCCCTCGACCACCCATTTCGTTGCGGTCGATGGTGACGGCAACATGGTCAGCATGACGTCGACCGTCGAAGGGCCGTTCGGCAGCCAGGTCGTCGCGCAGGGCATGGTGCTTAACAACGAACTTACCGACTTCACCTTCGCGCCCGAGAGGGACGGCGCGCCGGTCGCCAACCGGGTCGAGCCCGGCAAGCGCCCGCTGTCGTCGATGTCGCCGACGATCGTCTATGGCCGCGACGGAAAGCCGCTGCTCGCGCTGGGTTCGGCGGGGGGCAAGCGCATCATCATGCACGTCGCCAAGACATTGGTCGGCATCCTCGACTGGGGGCTGAGCGCCGAGGATGCGATCGCGCTGCCCAACCTCTATTTCGACAAGGACGGCCTGATGATCGAGGACAGTCCCGCCGGAACCGCGCTGGCGGCCGGCATCGCCCGCTTTGCCCCGGCGCGCGCCGCGGACCTCGGATCGAAGCTCACCGCGCTGGAGAAGACTCCGCAAGGCTGGCGCGGCGCCGCCGATCCGCGCAGCATCGGAACCGCCCTAGCGCAATGA
- a CDS encoding NifU family protein has protein sequence MLIETETTPNPATLKFLPGRTVMDAGTRDFASPEEAEASPLATALFALGDVTGVFFGRDFISVTAAPGVDWPMLKPDILSILLDHFSANMPLFMPGSAAGIAVPPEGQAFADNPEDAEIVAQIQDLIETRVRPAVANDGGDIVYRGFDQGKVYLQMQGACSGCPSSSATLKNGIEQLLKYYVPEVTEVRAV, from the coding sequence ATGCTGATCGAAACCGAAACGACGCCCAACCCCGCGACGCTCAAATTCCTGCCCGGCCGCACCGTGATGGACGCTGGCACGCGCGACTTCGCATCGCCCGAAGAGGCCGAGGCTTCGCCGCTCGCCACTGCCTTGTTCGCGCTGGGCGATGTGACGGGCGTGTTCTTCGGCCGCGACTTCATCTCGGTCACTGCCGCGCCCGGGGTGGACTGGCCGATGCTCAAGCCCGACATACTGTCCATCCTGCTCGATCATTTCAGCGCCAACATGCCGCTGTTCATGCCCGGCAGCGCCGCCGGCATCGCGGTTCCTCCCGAAGGGCAGGCATTCGCCGACAATCCCGAAGATGCCGAGATCGTCGCGCAGATTCAGGACCTGATCGAAACGCGCGTTCGGCCGGCGGTTGCCAATGACGGCGGCGACATCGTTTATCGCGGCTTCGATCAGGGCAAGGTCTATCTGCAGATGCAGGGAGCATGTTCGGGCTGCCCGTCGTCGAGTGCGACGCTCAAGAACGGCATCGAGCAACTGCTCAAATACTACGTCCCCGAAGTCACCGAAGTCCGCGCCGTCTGA
- a CDS encoding AMP-dependent synthetase/ligase has translation MRQLEHFPNLVTMFFTRAREKGDAPFLWRKQGGKWLSISWADAARQVASLSAGLKAIGCQPGDRVMLVSENRPEWCISDLAIMAAGCVTVPTYVTNTERDHFHIIENSGARVIIVSTAKLERVIVPAALRASSPQAIIGMEPFRTAQSGSIDFHDWQALIDANPADPVAVEANATFAREDLACIIYTSGTGGSPRGVMQHHGAILHNVYGCCKVISEDFGWGDEVFLSFLPLSHAYEHSGGQHFPIGLGGQIYYSEGLDKLASNIEEVGPTIMVVVPRLFEVLRARIVKAVEKQGKLSAYLLSSALAIGTRAEKKGGVALTDRPMDLILSALLKPKIAKRFGGRLKAMVSGGAPLNPDVGNFFQSLDLTLLQGYGQTEAAPVISCNRPSVGLKMDTVGPPLANTEVRIAEDGEILVRGELVMHGYWRNEAETARVLRDGWLHTGDIGEIDAKGRIKITDRKKDIIVNDKGDNVAPQKIEGMLTLQPEIVQAMIYGDRRPYMVAVLVPDPEWTQEFCAKSATGCNFEKLRHDHHYRTALGAAVERVNKDLSVTERVRRFILADAPFAIENEQLTPSLKIRRHVLKQVYGERLDALYKN, from the coding sequence ATGCGCCAGCTCGAACATTTCCCCAATCTCGTGACGATGTTCTTCACGCGCGCGCGTGAAAAGGGCGATGCGCCGTTCCTGTGGCGCAAGCAGGGCGGCAAGTGGCTGTCGATCAGCTGGGCCGATGCCGCGCGCCAGGTGGCGTCGCTGTCGGCGGGGCTGAAGGCGATCGGATGCCAGCCCGGCGACCGGGTGATGCTGGTCAGCGAGAATCGCCCCGAATGGTGCATTTCCGACCTGGCGATCATGGCGGCGGGATGCGTCACCGTGCCGACCTATGTCACCAATACCGAGCGCGACCATTTCCACATCATCGAGAATTCGGGCGCGCGAGTGATCATCGTGTCGACCGCCAAGCTCGAGCGGGTCATCGTCCCGGCCGCACTCCGCGCCTCCAGTCCGCAGGCGATCATCGGCATGGAGCCGTTCCGCACCGCGCAGTCCGGGTCGATCGACTTTCACGACTGGCAGGCGCTGATCGACGCCAACCCGGCCGATCCGGTGGCGGTCGAGGCCAATGCGACCTTCGCGCGCGAGGATCTGGCCTGCATCATCTATACCAGCGGCACCGGCGGAAGCCCACGCGGCGTGATGCAGCATCACGGCGCGATCCTCCACAACGTCTATGGCTGCTGCAAGGTGATTTCTGAGGATTTCGGCTGGGGCGACGAAGTGTTCCTGTCGTTCCTGCCGCTCAGCCACGCCTACGAACATTCGGGCGGGCAGCATTTCCCGATCGGGCTGGGCGGGCAGATCTATTACTCCGAAGGCTTGGACAAGCTGGCGAGCAATATCGAGGAAGTCGGCCCGACGATCATGGTTGTGGTCCCGCGCCTGTTCGAGGTTCTGCGCGCGCGCATCGTCAAGGCCGTGGAGAAGCAGGGCAAGCTCTCCGCCTATCTCCTGTCGAGCGCGCTGGCGATCGGCACCCGCGCGGAGAAGAAAGGCGGGGTCGCGCTCACCGACCGGCCGATGGACCTGATCCTGTCCGCGCTGCTCAAGCCCAAGATCGCCAAGCGTTTCGGCGGGAGGTTGAAGGCGATGGTGTCGGGCGGTGCGCCGCTCAATCCCGACGTCGGCAATTTCTTCCAGTCGCTCGATCTGACGCTGCTCCAGGGCTATGGCCAGACGGAGGCGGCGCCGGTGATCTCGTGCAACCGCCCCTCGGTCGGGCTCAAGATGGATACCGTCGGCCCGCCGCTCGCCAATACCGAGGTGCGGATCGCCGAGGACGGCGAGATCCTGGTCCGCGGCGAATTGGTCATGCACGGCTATTGGCGCAACGAAGCCGAGACCGCGCGCGTGCTCAGGGACGGCTGGCTGCACACCGGCGACATCGGCGAGATCGACGCCAAGGGCCGGATCAAGATCACCGACCGCAAGAAGGACATCATCGTCAACGACAAGGGCGACAATGTCGCGCCGCAGAAGATCGAGGGGATGCTGACGCTCCAGCCGGAGATCGTCCAGGCGATGATCTATGGCGACCGCCGTCCGTACATGGTCGCGGTGCTGGTGCCCGACCCCGAATGGACGCAGGAATTCTGCGCCAAGAGCGCGACCGGCTGCAACTTCGAAAAGCTGCGCCACGACCACCACTATCGTACGGCGCTCGGCGCGGCGGTCGAACGCGTCAACAAGGACCTGTCGGTGACCGAACGCGTCCGCCGTTTCATCCTCGCCGACGCACCGTTCGCGATCGAGAACGAGCAGCTGACGCCGAGTTTGAAGATCCGGCGGCACGTTCTGAAGCAGGTCTATGGGGAGCGGCTGGACGCGCTCTACAAGAATTAG
- the tsaB gene encoding tRNA (adenosine(37)-N6)-threonylcarbamoyltransferase complex dimerization subunit type 1 TsaB, translated as MPTLVIETATAACSVAMIDGSSVLGSRHEVVGRGHAERLVPMIAELLDGAVPEAILVDCGPGSFTGVRVGIAAARGLAIGWGIPAQGYSSLTLMARAHFFAHPHCAELAVLSEGGHGELFMQAFTASPFAASTALGSVSPEVALEQAGARTIIGSGAARLLEIDPALDAHDALPEARAAAWLPAEHRTLPPRPIYGRAPDAKVASGGPTR; from the coding sequence ATGCCGACGCTGGTAATCGAGACTGCTACGGCGGCGTGTTCGGTCGCGATGATCGACGGGAGCAGCGTGCTCGGCTCGCGACACGAAGTCGTCGGGCGCGGTCATGCCGAGCGGCTGGTGCCGATGATCGCCGAGCTGCTCGATGGCGCCGTTCCCGAGGCGATCCTGGTGGATTGCGGCCCGGGCAGCTTCACCGGCGTTCGCGTCGGCATCGCCGCGGCACGCGGGCTGGCGATCGGCTGGGGAATACCGGCGCAGGGCTATTCGTCGCTCACCCTGATGGCACGCGCGCACTTCTTTGCGCATCCGCACTGTGCCGAACTTGCTGTCCTATCGGAAGGCGGGCACGGTGAGCTGTTCATGCAAGCCTTCACCGCCTCGCCCTTTGCCGCATCGACAGCGCTGGGGTCCGTATCGCCCGAAGTTGCGCTGGAGCAGGCGGGCGCAAGGACGATCATCGGCAGCGGCGCCGCGCGGTTGCTCGAGATCGACCCCGCGCTCGATGCGCATGATGCGTTGCCGGAAGCGCGGGCGGCGGCATGGCTCCCGGCCGAACATCGCACCCTGCCGCCACGCCCGATCTACGGCCGCGCGCCCGACGCCAAGGTCGCAAGCGGCGGACCGACGCGATGA
- a CDS encoding malonic semialdehyde reductase, which produces MGTPLDDAALDTIFRSARTYNGYLDTPVREADVRAIYDLVKMGPTSANQQPARFVWCLDQSARDRLADCASDKNADKIRKAPAAVVIGMDEDFHEQLPWLFPHTDAKSWFDGDAEGRKVSAFRNGSLQGAYFIIAARALGWDTGPMSGFDAEKVNAAFFADRPKVKVNFISTLGKGDPATIFARSPRPDFEVFNRIA; this is translated from the coding sequence ATGGGCACGCCGCTCGACGACGCCGCGCTCGACACGATCTTTCGCAGCGCTCGCACCTATAACGGCTATCTCGACACGCCGGTGCGCGAGGCCGACGTCCGTGCAATCTATGATCTTGTGAAAATGGGCCCGACATCGGCCAATCAGCAGCCCGCGCGTTTCGTCTGGTGCCTCGATCAGTCAGCCCGCGACCGGCTGGCCGACTGCGCCAGCGACAAGAATGCCGACAAGATCCGCAAGGCACCCGCCGCCGTGGTGATCGGCATGGACGAGGATTTTCACGAGCAGTTGCCGTGGCTGTTCCCGCATACCGATGCCAAGAGCTGGTTCGACGGTGATGCCGAAGGCCGCAAGGTCAGCGCGTTTCGCAACGGCTCGCTGCAGGGCGCCTATTTCATCATCGCCGCGCGTGCGCTGGGCTGGGATACCGGGCCGATGTCCGGGTTCGACGCGGAAAAGGTCAATGCGGCCTTCTTTGCCGACCGGCCCAAGGTGAAGGTCAACTTCATCTCGACCCTGGGCAAGGGCGATCCGGCAACGATCTTCGCGCGCAGCCCGCGGCCCGATTTCGAAGTCTTCAACCGCATCGCCTGA
- a CDS encoding GNAT family N-acetyltransferase, whose translation MSTLASMVDLRSGGPPDLPAIAALMTAAFDPRFGEAWTQAQCMGILSLPGVWLTIARQNGADVGFALARSTYEDAELLLLATHPHARRSGVGRSLLRSVIADAADRGATRLLLEVRADNEAIALYRREQFSKIGERLEYYRGAHGRSYDAHTYFRPLPQAGST comes from the coding sequence ATGAGCACATTGGCGAGCATGGTCGATCTGCGCAGCGGCGGACCGCCCGACCTGCCCGCCATCGCCGCGCTGATGACGGCCGCGTTCGACCCGCGGTTCGGCGAGGCGTGGACGCAGGCGCAATGCATGGGCATCCTCTCGCTGCCGGGCGTATGGTTGACGATCGCGCGCCAGAACGGCGCCGATGTCGGCTTCGCGCTGGCGCGATCGACCTACGAGGATGCCGAACTGCTGCTGCTGGCGACGCATCCGCATGCGCGCCGGTCCGGCGTCGGGCGCAGCCTGCTGCGCAGCGTGATCGCCGATGCGGCGGATCGCGGGGCGACACGGTTGCTGCTCGAAGTACGCGCCGACAACGAGGCAATCGCACTGTATCGCCGCGAGCAGTTCAGCAAGATCGGCGAACGGTTGGAATATTATCGCGGCGCCCATGGACGCAGTTACGATGCGCACACCTATTTTCGTCCCTTGCCACAAGCCGGATCAACTTGA